The DNA region GCAGGCATCCCCATCCGTGAGGCGGCCCGGCCTTCCGCCGGGCCAGGCGGCCGTCAGGCCCCATCACCATCAGCAGCGGTCAAGCGGTGCCCGGCGAGATCGCCGGGCACCACGCGGGCCGTACCGCCGGGCCGGAGCGGTCGGTGGGGCGTGTGTCGGCGGGCGCGGAAAGACGTTTCGTCGAACGGCGTCAGGAATGCCTGGCTGATGGCTCTCCCCGGGTGAGGCGGCATGTGCGTCGCCCACTTGACGGCGGAGGAGAGGGGCATTGTGACCATCACTGGTCCGGAGACCATCGAGCGTGCGGCTGGGCAGCCGGTCGTCCTTCCGACCTGGAGGCAGCTCCAGGTCCTGTCGGGCGTCGCCCGGGGTTACAAGAACGTCGAAATAGCCGGGCACCTGCACGTGGCCCGGCCGACCGTGCAACGCCATGTCGACCGGCTGGGCAAGAGCCTGGGCACCGGCGAACGGGCGCAGATGGTCGCCATCGGCTACGAACGCGGTTGGCTGGCGCGGCTGTCGCCCGAGCCCCGCGAGTGGGTGGTCCTCACCGGGCGCAGCCAGGACGTGCTCCGGCTCATCGCCGACGGGAAGAGCAACGAGCAGATCG from Streptomyces sp. NBC_01754 includes:
- a CDS encoding helix-turn-helix transcriptional regulator; the encoded protein is MTITGPETIERAAGQPVVLPTWRQLQVLSGVARGYKNVEIAGHLHVARPTVQRHVDRLGKSLGTGERAQMVAIGYERGWLARLSPEPREWVVLTGRSQDVLRLIADGKSNEQIADELYLSVNTVKSHVRRILNVLQARHRAHAVALAYQHGHLRRRPGPAPGRHGPGVAAGARGGRGPGGTPEPGGPTTPGLQHQHQRGRVL